In a single window of the Sediminicoccus sp. KRV36 genome:
- a CDS encoding 3-hydroxybutyryl-CoA dehydrogenase: MPEIRSVGIIGAGQMGNGIAHVCSLAGIPVAMVDISADALDKALGTISRNMERQIGRKLITPEQRDAAMGLITTSTDYASFGTTDFVIEAATEKEAIKREVFKALVPHLQPSAMVASNTSSISITRLGAGTDRPEKFIGMHFMNPVPIMKLVEIIRGIATDEPTFRAVDALAKRLGKQTATSEDFPAFIVNRILVPMINEAVYALYEGVGDIRSIDTAMKLGANHPMGPLELADFIGLDTCLSIMQVLYDGLSDSKYRPCPLLVKYVEAGWYGRKTGRGFYDYTQDPPVPTR, encoded by the coding sequence ATTCCGGAAATCCGCTCGGTCGGCATCATCGGGGCGGGGCAGATGGGCAATGGCATCGCCCATGTCTGCTCGCTGGCCGGCATTCCGGTGGCGATGGTGGATATCAGCGCCGATGCGCTGGACAAGGCGCTGGGCACCATCTCGCGCAACATGGAGCGGCAGATCGGCCGCAAGCTCATCACGCCCGAACAACGCGATGCAGCGATGGGCCTGATCACCACCAGCACGGATTATGCGAGCTTCGGCACCACCGATTTCGTCATCGAGGCGGCGACGGAAAAGGAGGCCATCAAGCGCGAGGTCTTCAAGGCGCTGGTGCCGCATCTCCAGCCCTCGGCCATGGTGGCCTCGAACACCAGTTCGATTTCCATCACGCGGCTGGGCGCGGGCACCGACCGGCCCGAGAAGTTCATCGGCATGCACTTCATGAATCCGGTGCCGATCATGAAGCTGGTCGAGATCATTCGCGGCATCGCGACGGACGAGCCGACCTTCCGCGCCGTGGACGCGCTCGCCAAGCGCCTGGGCAAGCAGACCGCGACATCCGAGGATTTCCCCGCCTTCATCGTCAACCGCATCCTGGTGCCGATGATCAATGAAGCGGTCTATGCGCTGTATGAGGGCGTGGGCGACATTCGCTCGATTGATACGGCCATGAAGCTCGGCGCCAACCACCCGATGGGGCCGCTGGAACTGGCGGATTTCATTGGCCTGGATACCTGCCTTTCTATCATGCAGGTGCTGTATGACGGGCTGTCGGACAGCAAGTACCGGCCCTGCCCGCTGCTGGTGAAGTATGTCGAG
- a CDS encoding FAD-binding protein — protein MAVLLLADHDGKNVSQPTRSAVAACAKLGEVHVLVVGEGAATAAPAAAALPGVAKVLLAEDASLAHRLAEPLAALLVHLAPGYDHLIAPASAAGKNVMPRVAAFLDVQPISDVSGVVDADTFVRPIYAGNALATVKSSDAKKVMTIRAASFDPVPATGGSAAIEAIAAATDPGQSSFLGAEVSKSERPELTAAKVVVSGGRAMGSAENFHLIEKVADLLGAAVGASRAAVDAGYAPNDHQVGQTGKIVAPDLYIAVGISGAIQHLAGMKDSKIIVAINKDEEAPIFQVADYGLVADLFKALPEFEAELGKPV, from the coding sequence ATGGCCGTTCTTCTCCTCGCCGATCACGACGGCAAGAATGTCTCCCAGCCCACCCGCAGCGCCGTCGCCGCCTGCGCCAAGCTGGGCGAGGTCCATGTGCTGGTGGTGGGTGAAGGTGCTGCCACTGCCGCGCCGGCCGCCGCCGCCCTGCCAGGTGTGGCCAAGGTGCTGCTGGCGGAAGACGCGTCCCTCGCGCATCGCCTGGCCGAACCTCTGGCCGCCCTCCTGGTGCATCTGGCGCCTGGCTATGATCATCTGATCGCGCCCGCTTCGGCCGCCGGCAAGAACGTCATGCCGCGCGTCGCCGCTTTCCTGGATGTGCAGCCGATCAGCGATGTCTCGGGTGTGGTGGATGCCGATACCTTCGTGCGCCCCATCTATGCCGGCAATGCGCTGGCCACTGTGAAGTCCAGTGACGCGAAGAAGGTGATGACCATCCGCGCCGCCAGCTTCGACCCCGTGCCCGCCACCGGCGGGAGTGCCGCGATCGAGGCCATCGCCGCCGCGACCGACCCGGGCCAGTCCAGCTTCCTCGGCGCCGAAGTCAGCAAGAGCGAGCGGCCGGAACTCACGGCGGCGAAGGTCGTCGTCTCCGGCGGCCGCGCCATGGGTTCGGCCGAGAATTTCCACCTGATCGAGAAGGTGGCGGATTTGCTGGGTGCGGCCGTCGGTGCCTCCCGCGCCGCGGTGGATGCGGGCTATGCACCCAATGACCACCAGGTGGGGCAGACCGGCAAGATCGTGGCGCCGGATCTCTACATCGCCGTCGGCATTTCGGGTGCGATCCAGCATCTGGCCGGCATGAAGGACAGCAAGATCATCGTTGCCATCAACAAGGATGAGGAAGCGCCGATCTTCCAGGTCGCGGATTACGGGCTGGTGGCCGATCTCTTCAAGGCACTGCCGGAATTCGAGGCCGAACTCGGCAAGCCCGTCTGA
- a CDS encoding electron transfer flavoprotein subunit beta/FixA family protein has translation MKLLVPVKRVVDYNVKVRVKADNTGVETANVKMSMNPFDEIAVEEAVRLKEKGIATEIIAVSAGPAAAAEQIRTALAMGADRGILVEHDGTLEPIAVAKILKAIIAKEAPDLVILGKQAIDDDMNATGQMLAALMGWPQGTFASKIEIADGHATVTREVDGGLETVKITLPAIVTADLRLNEPRYASLPNIMKARKKTIDNVKPADLGVDVTPRLTVLRVEEPGKRQAGAKVGSIQELVAKLRNEAKVI, from the coding sequence ATGAAGCTCCTCGTCCCGGTCAAGCGGGTGGTTGATTACAACGTCAAGGTCCGCGTCAAGGCGGACAACACCGGCGTTGAGACCGCGAACGTCAAGATGTCCATGAACCCTTTCGACGAAATCGCCGTCGAGGAAGCGGTGCGCCTGAAGGAAAAGGGCATCGCCACCGAGATCATCGCCGTCTCCGCCGGCCCTGCCGCGGCGGCTGAGCAGATCCGCACGGCACTCGCCATGGGTGCTGATCGCGGCATCCTGGTCGAGCATGACGGCACGCTGGAACCCATCGCGGTCGCGAAGATCCTGAAGGCGATCATCGCCAAGGAAGCGCCCGACCTCGTCATCCTCGGCAAGCAGGCCATTGATGACGACATGAACGCGACGGGCCAGATGCTGGCCGCCCTGATGGGCTGGCCGCAGGGCACCTTCGCCAGCAAGATCGAGATCGCGGATGGCCACGCCACCGTGACGCGCGAGGTGGATGGTGGCCTTGAGACGGTGAAGATCACCCTGCCCGCCATCGTCACCGCCGATCTGCGCCTGAACGAGCCGCGCTACGCCTCGCTGCCCAACATCATGAAGGCGCGCAAGAAGACGATCGATAACGTGAAGCCAGCCGATCTCGGCGTGGATGTGACACCGCGCCTCACGGTGCTGCGCGTGGAGGAGCCGGGCAAGCGCCAGGCCGGCGCCAAGGTGGGCTCGATCCAGGAGCTTGTCGCCAAGCTCCGCAACGAAGCGAAGGTGATCTGA
- a CDS encoding helix-turn-helix transcriptional regulator produces the protein MTPFGQRLRELREQQGISLTELATALHVSPAYLSALEHGKRGRPSDGLIHQVNEHFGLIWDDAEELVRLARLSHPRVVVDTAGLSPQATELANRLARTIRDLPEARVAALLALLESPPD, from the coding sequence ATGACCCCCTTCGGCCAACGCCTGCGCGAACTCCGCGAGCAGCAGGGCATCTCCCTCACCGAGCTTGCCACCGCGCTCCATGTCTCTCCCGCCTATCTCTCCGCCCTGGAGCACGGCAAGCGCGGCCGCCCCTCGGATGGGCTGATCCACCAGGTCAACGAGCATTTCGGCCTGATCTGGGATGACGCGGAGGAGTTGGTCCGCCTCGCGCGCCTCTCCCATCCGCGCGTGGTGGTGGATACGGCGGGGCTCTCGCCCCAGGCGACCGAATTGGCCAACCGCCTGGCCCGGACCATCCGGGACCTGCCCGAGGCGCGGGTCGCCGCCCTTCTTGCGCTCCTGGAAAGCCCCCCAGATTAA
- a CDS encoding Smr/MutS family protein codes for MKRKRGLTAEDKAVWAAVARTIRPLPGREMPEAPPAITITPPPRAVEPPPPPPKPRLPPPEINVGAQPSGLDAKRWRDLRRGTTRPERKLDLHGMTAARAHQAVENFLRMCHADGTRVVCIVTGKGSSTEGGVLKRELPHWLNAPHLRPLILGAAHPHKANAGAVHLLLRRVK; via the coding sequence GTGAAGCGCAAGCGTGGCCTCACGGCCGAGGACAAGGCGGTCTGGGCCGCCGTGGCCCGCACCATCCGGCCGCTGCCGGGGCGCGAGATGCCGGAGGCACCGCCCGCCATCACCATCACGCCGCCGCCCCGCGCCGTGGAACCCCCGCCGCCCCCGCCCAAGCCGCGGCTGCCGCCGCCCGAAATCAATGTGGGCGCCCAGCCCTCCGGCCTGGATGCGAAGCGATGGCGCGATCTGCGGCGCGGCACGACGCGGCCGGAGCGCAAGCTCGATCTGCACGGAATGACGGCGGCGCGGGCGCACCAGGCCGTAGAGAATTTTCTCCGCATGTGCCACGCCGATGGCACGCGGGTGGTGTGCATCGTGACCGGCAAGGGCAGCAGCACGGAGGGCGGCGTGCTGAAGCGGGAATTGCCGCATTGGTTGAACGCACCGCATCTGCGGCCGCTGATCCTGGGGGCGGCGCATCCGCACAAGGCGAATGCCGGGGCGGTCCATTTGCTGTTGCGGAGGGTGAAGTGA